One stretch of Prunus persica cultivar Lovell chromosome G1, Prunus_persica_NCBIv2, whole genome shotgun sequence DNA includes these proteins:
- the LOC18792147 gene encoding mannose-P-dolichol utilization defect 1 protein homolog 2 gives MKVLGIDFSCALGALANGHFPEKDCLLPLISKLLGYAIVAASTTVKLPQIMKILQHGSVRGLSIVAFELEVVGYTIALAYCLHKGLPFSAYGELAFLLIQAIILVAIIYYYSQPVGMKTWIRALLYCALAPTILAGQIDPILFEALYASQHAIFLCAKIPQIWANFSNKSTGELSFLTNFMNFGGSMVRVFTSIQEAAPKSVLLGSVIGIATNATLLSQIIIYQKPKPRAEKEKKTE, from the exons ATGAAGGTCCTTGGAATCGATTTCAGCTGTGCGTTGGGGGCTCTTGCCAACGGTCACTTTCCTGAGAAGGATTGCTTGCTGCCCCTTATTTCAAAGCTCCTCGGCTATGCCATCGTCGCCGCTTCCACCACTGTCAAGCTCCCTCAG ataatgaaaattttgcaaCATGGAAGTGTGAGAGGTCTTAGTATTGTGGCTTTTGAGCTTGAAGTAGTTGGGTACACCATTGCTCTGGCCTATTGTCTTCATAAAGGGCTTCCATTCTCAGCTTATGGGGAATTGGCCTTTCTTCTGATCCAAG CTATAATATTAGTTGCCATTATCTACTATTACTCCCAACCTGTGGGTATGAAAACGTGGATCAGGGCGTTACT ATACTGTGCACTAGCACCAACCATATTAGCTGGTCAAATCGATCCTATTCTCTTTGAAGCTCTATAT GCATCCCAGCATGCAATTTTTCTATGTGCTAAGATCCCACAGATATGGGCGAACTTTTCT AATAAAAGTACAGGGGAGCTCAGCTTCTTAAccaatttcatgaattttGGAGGTTCTATGG TGAGAGTTTTTACCAGCATCCAAGAAGCAGCACCAAAAAGCG TTTTGCTGGGCTCTGTAATTGGCATTGCAACAAATGCTACCCTTCTGAGTCAGATAATTATATACCAAAAGCCGAAGCCACGTGctgagaaggagaagaaaactgAGTAG
- the LOC18792434 gene encoding uncharacterized protein LOC18792434 — protein sequence MESGLPMLNCLLQHTLRSLCSGSDSSNSSKWVYAVFWRILPRNYPPPKWDYGGSALDRSKGNKRNWILVWEDGFCNFYECEQAESGYIRGRFGADIFFKMSHEVYNYGEGLVGKVAADNSHKWVFRDTPNEGDPSFISSWNVTTEPQPRAWEFQFKSGIQTIALISVREGIIQLGSFDKILEDLNLVITIQRKISHLQSIPGVFAMQRPYLPIQHPYILKPNNQMIGGQETALSVYGKRQLTGVKRLFNEMADESQINLGWNNPQNGLAGSPHWPIPPLPPSISCSLGALLSKLPSVNFPSYNAAEAPDTAMLMNNNISNNNGSCADQTLKASGGIMKIESSCHLDVAQEEKHSSMNPNLGLENGGGVDLGFGPVRKGKT from the exons ATGGAAAGTGGACTTCCTATGCTTAATTGTCTCTTGCAGCACACGCTGAGGAGCCTCTGTTCAGGTTCTGATTCTTCTAATTCTTCCAAGTGGGTTTATGCTGTCTTCTGGAGGATCTTGCCTCGGAACTACCCTCCTCCAAA GTGGGATTATGGAGGAAGTGCTCTTGATCGCTCCaaaggaaacaaaaggaaCTG GATTCTTGTTTGGGAAGATGGGTTCTGTAATTTCTATGAATGCGAGCAAGCAGAAAGTGGTTACATAAGGGGGAGGTTTGGAGCTGATATCTTCTTCAAAATGTCCCATGAGGTCTATAATTATGGAGAAGG ATTAGTGGGGAAAGTAGCAGCAGATAATAGTCATAAATGGGTGTTCAGAGATACACCAAATGAGGGTGACCCCAGCTTCATTTCCTCTTGGAATGTAACCACTGAACCG CAACCAAGGGCATGGGAGTTTCAATTCAAATCAGGCATACAG ACCATTGCACTCATTTCTGTTAGAGAAGGCATAATTCAACTTGGCTCATTTGACAAG ATATTGGAAGATCTCAATCTGGTAATCACCATACAGAGGAAAATCAGCCACCTCCAGAGCATACCAGGTGTTTTTGCCATGCAAAGACCATACCTACCGATCCAACATCCCTACATCCTCAAACCAAATAACCAGATGATTGGAGGTCAAGAAACAGCTTTATCAGTCTATGGCAAACGCCAATTGACCGGGGTTAAAAGGTTGTTCAATGAAATGGCTGATGAATCCCAAATAAATCTTGGCTGGAATAATCCACAAAATGGGCTAGCAGGATCACCCCATTGGCCAATTCCACCTCTTCCACCCTCCATTTCATGCAGCCTTGGAGCTCTTCTCTCAAAGCTACCTTCAGTCAATTTCCCATCCTATAATGCTGCTGAAGCTCCTGACACAGCTATGCTTATGAACAACAACATCAGCAACAACAACGGCAGTTGTGCAGATCAAACACTGAAGGCTAGTGGTGGCATTATGAAAATAGAGTCATCCTGTCATTTAGATGTAGCTCAAGAAGAAAAGCACAGCTCCATGAACCCTAATCTGGGTTTGGAAAATGGAGGAGGGGTAGACTTAGGATTTGGACCTGTAAGAAAGGGAAAGACGTAG
- the LOC18792870 gene encoding F-box protein At1g47056: protein MGQSASAAAIPSRRESNRDSNRSKPKSTAAICPMEAEDESSEIVNAAYDFISDLPDECLACIFQSLGSRDRKQCSLVCLRWLRIEGQSRHRLSLDAKSDLLPFIPSLFSRFDAVTKLALKCDRKVVSIGDEALALISLRCRNLTRLKLRACRELTDAGMSSFAKNCKALKKLSCGSCTFGAKGMNAVLDNCSALEELSVKRLRGITDGAAAEPIGPGVAASSLKTICLKELYNGQCFGPLIMGAKNLRTLKLFRCSGDWDKLLQVIAERVTSMVEIHLEKLQVSDVGLAAISNCLDLEILHLVKTPECTNVGLVSVAQRCKLLRKLHIDGWKANRVGDEGLVAVAMSCPNLQELVLIGVNPTRVSLETLASNCPNLERLALCGSDTVGDVEISCIAAKCVALKKLCIKSCPVSDIGLKALASGCPNMVKVKLKKCRGVTAEGADWLRASRPALAVNLDTGETIQDNSASDGGANDNNAVELPAALAIQPVFLGIASSSSTGRSTTSFKSRLGLLTGRNFVVCALRRWSSRNNS from the coding sequence ATGGGCCAGTCAGCTTCGGCGGCCGCAATCCCAAGTCGCCGTGAAAGCAACCGCGACAGCAATCGCTCCAAGCCCAAATCAACGGCTGCGATCTGCCCCATGGAGGCCGAGGACGAATCTTCTGAGATCGTCAACGCGGCCTATGACTTCATCTCCGATCTTCCGGACGAGTGCTTGGCTTGTATATTTCAGTCCCTCGGCTCCCGCGATCGGAAACAATGCTCTCTGGTCTGCCTTCGGTGGTTGAGGATCGAGGGACAGAGCCGTCACCGTCTCTCCCTCGACGCCAAATCAGATCTCCTCCCTTTTATCCCTTCCCTATTCTCTCGCTTCGACGCCGTCACCAAACTCGCTCTCAAATGTGACCGCAAAGTTGTTAGCATCGGCGACGAAGCGCTCGCCCTCATATCTCTGCGCTGCCGTAACCTCACGCGCCTAAAGCTCCGCGCGTGCCGCGAGTTGACCGATGCCGGCATGTCGTCGTTCGCCAAAAATTGCAAGGCCTTGAAGAAGCTGTCGTGCGGGTCGTGCACGTTCGGAGCTAAAGGAATGAACGCAGTGCTTGACAATTGCTCGGCTCTGGAAGAGTTATCGGTGAAGCGGCTTCGCGGCATCACGGACGGAGCCGCAGCCGAGCCGATCGGGCCCGGCGTAGCTGCCTCGTCGCTCAAAACGATTTGCCTCAAAGAGCTCTACAATGGACAGTGCTTCGGTCCTCTCATAATGGGCGCGAAGAATCTGAGGACTCTGAAGCTTTTCAGGTGCTCTGGCGATTGGGACAAGCTTCTCCAGGTGATAGCAGAGCGAGTCACCTCCATGGTTGAGATCCATCTAGAAAAGCTTCAGGTCAGTGACGTAGGCCTCGCTGCCATCTCCAATTGTTTGGATCTGGAGATTCTACACCTGGTCAAGACCCCTGAGTGCACAAATGTAGGTTTGGTCTCGGTCGCCCAACGCTGTAAGCTTCTACGGAAGCTTCACATTGATGGCTGGAAGGCCAACCGAGTCGGAGACGAAGGTTTGGTCGCGGTGGCCATGAGCTGCCCTAACCTTCAGGAATTGGTGCTCATCGGTGTCAATCCAACGAGAGTGAGCTTGGAGACTCTAGCTTCGAATTGCCCAAACCTAGAGAGACTGGCATTGTGCGGAAGCGACACCGTCGGCGATGTCGAGATTTCGTGCATTGCGGCGAAATGCGTAGCTTTGAAGAAACTTTGCATCAAGAGCTGCCCGGTTTCGGACATCGGCCTCAAAGCGTTGGCCAGTGGGTGCCCTAATATGGTGAAAGTGAAGCTCAAGAAATGCAGAGGAGTGACAGCGGAGGGTGCCGATTGGTTGAGGGCAAGCAGGCCTGCGTTGGCTGTGAATTTAGATAcaggggaaacaatccaagaCAACAGTGCCAGTGACGGTGGGGCCAACGATAATAACGCCGTCGAATTGCCGGCGGCGTTGGCCATCCAACCGGTGTTTCTGGGTATTGCGTCATCGAGCAGTACGGGGCGGTCGACGACCTCGTTTAAGTCGAGATTGGGACTATTGACTGGGAGGAATTTTGTGGTTTGCGCCCTGAGAAGGTGGTCAAGTCGGAATAATAGTTAG
- the LOC18789573 gene encoding cysteine proteinase RD21A encodes MGPYRSSSTMAVVLFAIFTLSSALDMSIISYDDKNVVGESKSSWRTDEEVMSIYEGWLAKHGKAYNGLGEKERRFQIFKDNLRYIDDHNAKNLSYKLGLNRFADLSNDEYRSTFLGTKTRAQKRRLSNRNTKSDRYAPRVGDSLPDSVDWRKEGVVNPIKDQGSCGSCWAFATISSVEGINKLVTGDLLSLSEQELVDCDKTYNEGCNGGLMDYAFEFIISNGGIDSEEDYPYKGYDATCDTYRKNAKVVSIDDYEDVPAYDEKALKKAVANQPIAVAIEGGGRDFQLYNSGVFTGRCGTSLDHGVTVVGYGTDKGVDYWIVRNSWGGSWGEEGYIRMERNLGNTAHGICGIAMEASYPVKSGLNPPNPGPSPPSPVQPPSVCDNYYSCPESNTCCCIYEYANYCFAWGCCPLEGATCCDDHYSCCPSDYPVCNLNAGTCQLSKDNPLGVKALKRMPAKPHWAIGGGKRSSS; translated from the exons ATGGGACCGTACAGATCCTCGTCGACCATGGCGGTCGTCCTCTTCGCGATCTTCACCCTGTCGTCGGCTCTGGACATGTCGATCATCTCCTACGACGACAAAAACGTCGTCGGAGAGTCGAAGTCGAGCTGGAGGACTGACGAGGAGGTGATGTCAATATACGAAGGGTGGCTGGCCAAGCACGGCAAAGCCTACAACGGATTGGGGGAGAAGGAGAGACGGTTCCAGATCTTCAAGGACAACCTCAGGTACATCGACGACCACAACGCTAAGAACCTCAGCTACAAGCTCGGTCTGAACCGGTTCGCCGATCTGTCCAACGACGAGTACCGGTCCACTTTCCTGGGCACCAAGACCCGCGCTCAGAAGAGGAGGCTCTCCAACCGGAACACCAAGAGCGACCGGTACGCGCCACGTGTCGGCGACTCGTTGCCCGACTCCGTTGATTGGAGGAAGGAGGGCGTAGTCAACCCCATCAAAGACCAAGGGAGCTGCG GGAGTTGCTGGGCATTCGCTACAATCTCTTCAGTGGAAGGGATCAACAAGCTAGTGACCGGAGATCTCCTCTCACTATCTGAGCAGGAGCTGGTTGACTGTGACAAAACATACAATGAAGGATGCAATGGAGGTCTTATGGATTATGCCTTCGAGTTCATCATCAGCAATGGTGGAATTGACAGTGAAGAGGATTATCCTTACAAAGGATATGATGCCACCTGTGACACCTACAgg AAAAATGCCAAGGTGGTTTCCATTGATGATTATGAAGATGTTCCTGCATACGATGAGAAAGCATTGAAAAAGGCTGTTGCCAATCAGCCAATTGCTGTTGCCATTGAAGGAGGTGGCAGGGATTTCCAGTTATATAATTCT GGTGTATTTACGGGACGGTGTGGAACATCATTGGACCATGGTGTTACAGTTGTGGGATATGGAACAGACAAAGGAGTTGATTACTGGATAGTGAGAAATTCATGGGGTGGCAGCTGGGGAGAGGAAGGCTACATCAGGATGGAGCGTAACCTGGGCAACACCGCACATGGAATATGTGGAATTGCAATGGAGGCTTCTTATCCAGTCAAGAGTGGCCTGAACCCCCCGAACCCTGGTCCATCTCCTCCGTCTCCGGTACAGCCCCCGTCAGTTTGTGATAATTACTACTCCTGTCCTGAGAGCAACACCTGCTGCTGTATTTATGAGTATGCAAACTACTGCTTTGCTTGGGGATGTTGTCCACTTGAGGGCGCCACATGCTGTGATGACCATTATAGTTGCTGCCCAAGTGACTACCCAGTCTGCAATCTCAATGCAGGAACCTGTCAACTG AGCAAGGACAATCCACTGGGAGTGAAGGCATTGAAGCGCATGCCCGCTAAACCTCACTGGGCAATTGGTGGTGGCAAGAGGAGCAGTTCTTAA